A window of the Misgurnus anguillicaudatus unplaced genomic scaffold, ASM2758022v2 HiC_scaffold_32, whole genome shotgun sequence genome harbors these coding sequences:
- the LOC129454164 gene encoding uncharacterized protein isoform X1, whose amino-acid sequence MHGQRTAQQRVSGICEFLQREIMNFRLSSLILLLHIQGSLTLDNFNVTCDAQNICAMRGEMMTVSCFYSNINITTGFWFSQKQRTNWRNKDEPEDLTLDSDYSGRVNQEITEDNSYLTIRDSRERDSGEYQLMFIMKDGVKHLSSVTVNLTVTVVQVKMTPESTGQRVNLSCVSSCPLRYKYYYRWYKNGQQLPVTNAQSIFVSSSGNTNSYYCSVSGSLPSSSVCLSNSSCWGVNYTSRRVCALVGSTVDIHSSYSHPTGDTVKKTYWDNSRYGAFRDLREDHWFAGRVEFVGNTLRIKNASMSDTGRYQFRFITNTSKEVSCSSGVFLTVTETQVRSSPDPVIDGEKVILSCLTTRCTLDNKHTYIWYKNGQQVTDGLTLLNKLYLDSINSEELQEYSCTVRGNTTSHHTSDFTVTL is encoded by the exons ATGCATGGACAGAGAACTGCACAACAACGTGTTT cTGGTATATGTGAGTTTCTACAAAGAGAAATCATGAACttcagactctcatcactgatcctgctgttacacattcaag GGTCCCTAACATTGGATAATTTTAATGTAACCTGTGATGCACAGAATATTTGTGCTATGAGGGGAGAAATGATGACAGTGAGCTGCTTTtactcaaacatcaacatcacaactgggttctggttcagtcagaaacagagaacaaactggagaaacaaagatgaacctgaagatttgactttagattcagattactcaggacgaGTGAATCAAGAGATCACTGAAGATAACTCATATCTCACAATAAGAGattcgagagagagagacagtggagaatatcagctcatgttcattatgaaggatggagttaaacatctcagctcagtcacagtcaatctaacagtaacag TTGTACAGGTAAAGATGACTCCTGAATCTACAGGACAGCGAGTAAACCTGAGCTGTGTTTCCTCCTGCCCTTTGAGATATAAATATTATTACCGCTGGTACAAGAATGGACAACAATTACCGGTAACAAACGCCCAAAGCATATTTGTGTCATCCAGTGGAAACACTAACAGTTATTACTGCTCTGTGTCTGGTTCATTGCCctcttcatctgtgt gtctttctaACAGTAGCTGTTGGGGTGTGAATTACACCTCTAGAagagtttgtgctttagtgggatcaacagtagatattcactcttcatactcacatcccactggaGATACAGTAAAGAAAACATACTGGGATAACAGTCGTTATGGGGCATTCAGAGATCTGCGTGAGGATCATTGGTTTGCTGGTCGTGTGGAGTTTGTGGGAAACACACTGAGAATAAAAAATGCCAGCATGAGTGACACTGGAAGATATCAGTTCAGGTTCATCACTAACACATCAAAAGAAGTTTCTTGTTCTTCTGGAGTCTTTCTTACTGTTACAG AAACACAAGTGAGAAGCAGTCCAGACCctgtgatagatggagaaaaagtgatattaagctgTTTAACCACAAGATGCACTCTGGATAAcaaacatacttacatctggtataagaatggacaacaggtaacagatggattgacattattaaacaagctgtacctggactcaatcaacagtgaggagctacaagagtattcctgtactgtaagaggtaacacaacatctcatcatacatctgactttactgttacactgtaa